The genomic stretch tctttccagaaCAAAACTATGGAGCTGGCATTTACTTTACAAGGAACCTGAGGAACCTGACCAAGGATAGAGCTACATGGGAAACAAATTCTAAAATATACGTGTTTGAGGCTGATGTAGTAACTGGCTTACACACTAGAGGCCAGCCATCTTACATTGTGCCACCAGGAGTGGAGAGGGATGCCATTACCTTATATGACAGTTTAGTAGACAGTGTACGCAGTCCTGACATCTTTGTCATTTTCAACGGTTTTGGGGCCCTTCCACAGTATTTGCTGACTTGTTCCCCAGTGACTGAGAGGTATGTAGCTTCTGGAGAAAACCAGCAACATCCTCAGTGGGTATAAAGCAGAACTGTAGCTACGGTGAAGACCCTCTGAGAACAAAGTCTATTGCTTAGATTTGAGAGTAGTGTGCTATGGTCAAAGTGCTTCCTGAAAAGTACTCTGAAATATTCATGAAGTAAAGAGTAAGTTAATACCTGAAGGAGATGAGGACAAAATTACCTGTGAATGGAAGCAGAAGGGAAAGCATCCCAAAATACAGTTTAACATTTAACATTAACATTTAACATACCTGGTCATTTACTTAATTCCTTAAAGTGATCTCAGCTTGTGAGTATACACTTTGATGGTTGTGTGGGCTGTCATTCTTCCACTGCATTTTCTTAATCTGCGATACTGCATATGTCAGGGAAACACAAGACATCTTGGTTGTGCCTTTTGATTCTTAAGGTTTTTTTTGACTTAAGATAGCTTTCATCTGCTACATTCCCCTATTTtccacttagggacatggtatTATATACACATAGTTATGACAAACATGAGGAAATACTTCATGATTTCTTACAGTGGTTGCTTTTACAGTTTTTATTAGTTACTTCAAGCATTGTAGATACAtgtattcaaaataaaaagtacGAATGTCACTATCTGTTAACTTGCATTTTTCTATACAGTCTTAAGAATGTGATTTGTACATGAGCTTCAGATTTCTCAGCAACATTCAATCTATTTGAAAGGCTACAAAATAGTAGAGAACTGGTTCAAGCTACagcttgaaattatttttcaattaatcTACCTTTACCAACATCTTTTAAAGATTACATTGTCAGCCTTGTAGCCAGGTATCCCCATGCTGCTTCTGCAGTGACCTGAAGCAAATACACGGAAAAGCCCGAGAGCTAGCTAGCTATTACAGTAATTCCAGTGTAAAAGGGGATTCAGTCCAGCACTTGGGTACATGGAAGCTTTCTTTAGTAAAGCCTGCAAATGGGGAGCAGTCTGATCTCTAAAACACAGATGAAATCAGCATTtaataaaacttttcaaaataatttgttaatGGATTCCCAGGATGCTTGTACTGCATCTGCATCTCCTGAGCTAGTAGTTGTAGTGCTAGGAACCACTCACAAGtccaaaagaaattaagttatAAAAGTCTAATTCTGAATTCTGAGGTTAAAAGTGGAAAATTTTTTTAACCGTTACAAAATAAACTTCTagattaatatatttatattttgggttttgtaaaaattatttttaagattagCTATGCCTGCTGTTGCAAAGGGTAGTTTTGTAGTGTGAGTCTCTTAACACACGAGGTTTGTTCTCAAGAAATCCAAAGGTTGCTCTTAGAAATTATGCTACAGttctgaaaacagaattagTCTATTCCTATTTTAACTATTCCATTTAAGTAACCAATTGTTTTCCACTTCTGTCCcctttttcctcatgtttcttGATTCACACATTACTGCCATGAAAACACATAGTTGTAGATTTAAGATTTGCTAGCACTGAACGAAGATAAGTTCTCATTTCAGCATGTGTCAAGAGGTATCATTTTTAAAGGGGTTTCAcggcaggattttttttttttctttctgttttgaaaaaacTCAGTACAGAGTTTCTGAACTACAGCATCAGTTTTCAGAACACCTAAAGGAATGTTATTTTTGGCACAATGTAACATCTTGCTCCTAGTGGGAATAAAGAACAGTTTTCAAAACTCAGTATTACTTTAATACTGTAACACAAGTATTGGTAACTGTGTATTTCATTATTAACTTTTTATTAACTTTGTAACTCCCCTTAACTGCATCTGAAAAGGTTTGTAGTCAgtttaatagaaaaaataattttagcgAAAGCTTTTAACATCTTACTCCTGTGCCCAGTAAAggctttctcttccctccacaTACACCTGCAGTTAAGGATTCAGTGTGACTGAATATTTATCTTCCATTTTATTACAGAATGATTTTTTCCTGATGTATAATTTCTCTTTAAGTTCACCAGTGTTCTCCACACGTAGTGATATACTATACATTCTAGATATAtataggtttttttaaaaaaatggtaaCGTAAGAGGTtgtatataattattttcatctGGTCCtcaaaaagaataatttcatgTACAGAAACTAGAAAATAAAGCCAGCACAAGCTAAATGTACCAAGTAGTACATATCAAAATAATTACCACAGTAATTGAAAATTCCTGATCTTAGTCCTACCATAATCAGTTAACCAGGGCTATTCCACAGCCTCTGGGATTTCTCTGTTGTCCACAATGAGGGTATGAATAATTCCTTCCTTTCGTTTCCCACTACTGACAGCCTTAATGCAACAGCTGCGATCAGCAACAGTGAAGTGAGTTTCAGTCCCATCTTCCACAAATTCACCCTGGGAGAAAGGAAACAAGAGACACGtgatattttaataaatgaaaagcTTGAGTGCATCAATGTCAGGATCACTTGCAGTTCCCACAGATACAGCAGCTTTAGGTACCTGTGACAAGTACTGCCCAAAAGCTGAACAAAGCTGCTGAATCTCAGGCAGGGCTTTGCCAAGGTGCCCAGTTAAGGATTTGTGGGTATTAAATGATGATGAAAACGTCACACAATCGGAAATGGTAAAGCTGGAGTTTGTAAATCAATATTACTGATTCACATCAgtaaccaaaaccagaaaaggcaGCGTCCTGCCGCATTGTGCTGCACAGCCAGTAGGTGCCACACAAACCTACTCTGAAGTGGCAGAAAAAGGTGAAGTATTTAGGATCCCCTGAGTCAAGTACAACAGTTGTGTATCTTGGATACACATCTGCTGCAGTTATGTGATTTCCTGTTAGAGATTTTGCCAGGCATGGCTGTGTTTTTGTCATGATGTTTGTGACAGCAGGACAATCCATGTGCTGCTCTAATGGAAGCATAGTGTGGCACTAAACTTGCACTCACAGCTTGCAAGAATTCTTCCGAGTGCTTTCAGTACATTGTAGAAAAGGCTGATGGCCATCAGGAGCAGAAGTCCTGATTAACTGAGAGAGGAAGTTTCTTCCACTGATTACTAAGCAAACATTTGGTGAATCTTTTCATCCTACTCTCAGGTATAGCAGAACTGTTGATTTTACAATTTGTGCTCATCCAGGGGCTTCCCTGTGGCAGTAGTAACCACTGTAACTCCTCCCTGGTGAGAAAACACATCCTTCAAGGATGGGGAAGTCTACCTGGTATGCATATTGATAATGCAAAAAGACACCAAATAGGTTAAGTCTTCTAGCTGTCAGCCTGCTCTAAAATTTAATGCAGATGTcacagaaagattttatttgttCCAATGAGGCTCTTAAGCCCTAAGTATTAGGAACATCTCTAGATGGAAAAAAAGCTTGAGTCAGAACAGACTACATGTGCTCAACTTTCAGTGACAACTAACACAAGCAGATTTGGATGCAATGGTTCTACACTCTGCCTCAAACTCAAGTCCTTCCCACTCCCTAGAAAGTTTTCTCCCTAAAAACCCTGActcaaatttcttttgtttgtctAAAAAGGGTAAACAAAAGCATTATTTATCCTTAAATAAGCAGATGTTTGGTATCCGAACTGAAATACTGCCCATTATAAAATTCAGTGAAGGTCATTTGGAACAGACCAGGAGCATCCTGGCTGCCTCAGCCTCTTTGGGAAAGGGAGGTAATGTGCCACTCTGGGGCTTGTTTTGCCAAGCTTTGGTTATGTATCCATAGCCTGGGAAGAGCCTTTGGAAGGGATCACATACCGCTGTTTCCATTTTTTGGCCGTTGCACCACACATCCATAGTGTccttttctgtgaaggaaaaggaaaacagaaagtagaaagaaaaaggtattttttttctccctacaaACAAGGATCTagggattttaaaaatctactgTTGAATTTTACTTCCAATTTCTAAAAGATGTTCCTAAGTAGCCATAGTACCTGAGCTACTGGGTTTGCTCTCACTGGAGAGAGAGGAGGCTCTGTCATCaactttttctttgaagataCATTTTTACCCCTCCCTAGCCCTGGCTATTAACACTGTGTTGTTCTGAATAGTGCCAGAGATACTCTGACAGtcttaaactgaaaaaattaaaagacagaaaagtgaaataatttctgctaATTATTTGAGTGCTGTTTATTCAATAAAGCTCTAACTCTTCTTCCAGGTCAATTTAATTCAAAAGCAGCATTATTTAACATCCATCATACTGTTTGTATTCataacattttgaaaacacCAAGTACCACTTTAAATATCAATCTTAGATTTTTGTGCATTTGAAACAGAATATTCTTTTACTTCTCCCAGCATATCCTCCTTAAATTACTTTGCTCTAGAATTCCCTTTACTGACACTGTCATTCACACATCATCAGCAGAGAGCTGAACCCTGCTTGCCTTTCCAGTAAGCATAGAGGTTAAAATTCTGTGAAGAGACTTATCTGTTTCTGGCACTAAAACTGTCTTTCTTCACTGCTCGCCTTCATTTTAGGGCAGTTCATTCTGTCCTGAGGTTTAAGAAGAAATAATAGTCTGAGATCTTTTGTCTCCAGCTCTAACTATACAGCAGTGTCCAAGTGGAAGTTTTCCCACTAAATGCCATGGACAAATTCCTCAAGGGATCCCTTCCTCCCACTTGCTTGTAATGTAACTGGGAAAGGGGGGCAGAAGAGAATATATTGCCTAGCTATTAAGAAAGTGAAAGAACATCATCGGAAGGTTTTCGTTTAAATTTGTGGATAAGAAGTGATGCAGAAAAAAGAATGCTCATCAATCTCTTAAAAATGTGGAATAAAGACTTCTTGACATGGCTGATGATTTTTGGGAGGAAAGCCTGGCTACCTGCTGAACAAACTTAGACACACATGAGGTTTGATCACAGTGCAGGTAAAACTTCTGTAACAGGCTTCACCTGGAGAACTGCCTTGCTAGGGCAGCTCTATGGATGCAGCAGCAGTAATACCTCCCAACCCTTCTCCCCCCCAAATTTAGACCACACTGCTGTAGGCTCACACATGTATAACAAGACCATTATTTTTCAGACTGTCCTTGGCATCTCATTCCAAATTTCAAAATCCCCCAAGATTTTATACTGCATCAGTGCTACCCACTGAACTGTGCTTTCTCTTAATTGCCAGTTTTTAAATGCACACAAGTTCATTCAAAGGCAGCAACATGTAGTCACTCTATGTTTACTTACCTAGAACAATTCTATAGTCTGTACCTCCCAAGTTCAATATCCAGGTATTGGTTGTTTTTAACCTGTTCTCCATATACTTCTTGAGACTCTTTCCATTGATCTCCAAAGTATATTCATATGCAAAGCCACCGACGGCATCAATGTTAATAGCAGCTTTAGTTTTAGTAGCTCCAACAGTGAATGTTTCTTTACCCACTAATTTAAACATCCATTCTCTTCTTATTTcttcctgtagaaaaaaagacagtggGTATTAATTGAATCACCTGAGTGCatgttttaatattaaaaaattgaaCTCGGGAGACAGCTCAGTACTGAACTATTATTTGGGAATGAATGCATATATGGTGCTTTGTATGCACAGAGTGCCTCTGCCCAAAGACAGCAAAGCACTTCATGAATACTCACACCTTAACTggaactgaaaaacaaaacgaTGTAGTTTATTAAATTAGGTAATTAACTGAATGTACCTCACTTGCATTTATTAGTCTTTTGTTTGTTGTGAAGTGTGCTGCATGGAAGTGCAGTTATATAATCTGTATCACAGTGAATTTTGAGCACATAGCAATTTCACCTTTCCATCAACATAGACAACACGCTTTCCTGAAGTGGTCCCATGTTCAAATTCAATCTTATGAACACCATCACTTAAAGCTACTTCCCAAACAGCCACCAAATCTGTCATCTTCTCTAAGTAGCTGTACCGAGACCTAAGGAGAAACCAACAAAGTAAATTAATTGTCGTTGAAAGTTCAATTCCCGATGTCTGCAGTTCAAATCTTTACTGCTTCTGGGCAAGTCactttttgcaaataaaaaatgagacTTGAAAGAATAAGCTTACAGAACTGCTTATactttcatgtttttcaaacattcaaATATGACAAAACATCACAAAATATAAACAGTTAAACAGGCTCACTTTGACAAACAGTACAGACACAGCTAGCCATCTAACCTCTAAAATTCCCATTTCAGGTGACAATAGGTAACAaagttttatttagttttaagATACTCCTGGACAGTTCTGCTATTTCTTGCTAGGCactaaaatatattatttgatTGGTCTCAAAGAAAGTTTCAGCCTTTTAGacttgaaaaaataatatgACCAGTTTAGCTATTTGCGGTGTTAATGGATTTGTCTGTAATCCGTTAACATCTCATAAACACTACCTAAATCATTCAGATACGCAACTCtgcacacacggacacaggggAAGGGACCTGGCAAGATAGCCTttaatttaagtaatttttaaagtttagaTACAGTCATAAGTTACTACTGGAACTGTGGATATCTTTCCAAATCTGCTCATATCACAGTTCTTTTACCTTACTTCATCTTCACAGACAGTAATCTCCTCACCGGATGCCATAGAAGCCAAAAGAGTTCTTAATCCAAttagcagcaagaaaaaatagaaaagcagaATAGTAGCAGAGAAGCGCTGAGGTCTAAAGTTTCATCATTTTCTCCAGTTAAGATAAAGGACACTTTTAAAAGCATCATTAACTGGCATGCAGTGCTAGCTGTCATATAtatgatgaaataaaaacacttaaaacacAACCATCTTTCCTCTAAGACAGAAAGccaagtgcattttaaaaagtattagaTTTTACAAAACTAGTGAGTGCAGTTTATCCTAACTTTGCTAGCTCCTCATAACGTTGTCAGTTACTGGATGGAAAAATGGGCTGCCTGATTTGTGAGACAAAGCTTAGAAACGAACAAAGCAGGAACCCAATCCAGAGCTGCCCATCTCAGTCCCAGACCGTAGTGAATTTGGGACTGGGAAATAGCACAGGCAGTAATTTCACCTCCTCCCTTTTCTAAACCACTGCAGTAGCTTTCAACAAGCACATCAGTAAATTTGACCTGGCAATTCAGTCACAACATTTATGTGAGCCACAACGAACTAATTTCTTACTTAAGAGGTTTTTTAGACCATGACTGTGGTTTACAACCACtgttttttaatgtgttatTTTCACTAATTAATTTCATCATCATCTGCCTTGTCTGTGCTTATCAATAAGCAAACATGTGCTAATAAATGCCGAGGAGATTGTTTTGACCGTTCCTGAAGTTTCTGGTTCCTGTGAAGGCTGGCATCCCCGGGCACACGCTGGGAGTCAGGCAGGGAGTATTTCCCTCCTCTTGTCCAAGGAGCAGGCTCGGGACAGAGCCGCGTGTGTCCCCGGCCGGGGTCAGCACAAGGAGCGGCCTCGGGCACACGGGAGATGCCAGAAGAGCTGTCCACAGACCGCCCGGAGCCTTCATCACCCCGGGCAGGCCGCAATCCTGCGGCGTGGATTTTAGGCGTCATTTAGGATCAATGCTTAAAGGATTAGGAAGCATCCCAGAACacacaaaatcctttttttttttttttttttttttttttcccccttccccccaaatCATGGTAATGAAGTAatacacttttattttaaatcaaaccCGAACCCAGACTCCAGGCCGATCCCACCCGCGTCCCAAGGGAAAGCCGTGCGCTGCCCCAGGGGGAGCGGGCGCGGCGCCTCCAGCGCCCCTGGCTCCGAACCAGGGACACACATCAGTGCTGCACCCACCGCCTCCATTCACCGCGCCTTCTGCTGACCAAGTCAGCAGCCCAAGGCGATGTT from Corvus hawaiiensis isolate bCorHaw1 chromosome 7, bCorHaw1.pri.cur, whole genome shotgun sequence encodes the following:
- the FAIM gene encoding fas apoptotic inhibitory molecule 1 isoform X1, with product MASGEEITVCEDEVRSRYSYLEKMTDLVAVWEVALSDGVHKIEFEHGTTSGKRVVYVDGKEEIRREWMFKLVGKETFTVGATKTKAAINIDAVGGFAYEYTLEINGKSLKKYMENRLKTTNTWILNLGGTDYRIVLEKDTMDVWCNGQKMETAGEFVEDGTETHFTVADRSCCIKAVSSGKRKEGIIHTLIVDNREIPEAVE
- the FAIM gene encoding fas apoptotic inhibitory molecule 1 isoform X2, encoding MTDLVAVWEVALSDGVHKIEFEHGTTSGKRVVYVDGKEEIRREWMFKLVGKETFTVGATKTKAAINIDAVGGFAYEYTLEINGKSLKKYMENRLKTTNTWILNLGGTDYRIVLEKDTMDVWCNGQKMETAGEFVEDGTETHFTVADRSCCIKAVSSGKRKEGIIHTLIVDNREIPEAVE